Proteins encoded by one window of Halomonas sp. Bachu 37:
- a CDS encoding YbaN family protein, producing MRRRPLSRLVYGGIAYSCVGLGALGVVLPLLPTTPFMLVALWAAGKSSPRLARWLREHRHLGPTLCAWQEHRAIPISAKRLACATLALSWVIMAALGMALGVLVTTGTLFIVVGTFILTRPNAPVLPPER from the coding sequence ATGCGACGGCGGCCCTTGAGCAGGCTGGTGTATGGCGGCATTGCGTATAGCTGCGTCGGCCTCGGTGCGCTGGGTGTTGTCCTGCCGCTGCTGCCGACCACTCCGTTCATGCTGGTGGCGCTGTGGGCCGCCGGCAAAAGCTCACCGCGCCTGGCCCGCTGGCTTCGCGAGCATCGTCATCTGGGCCCCACTCTTTGCGCCTGGCAGGAGCATCGCGCCATCCCTATCTCTGCCAAACGTCTAGCTTGCGCCACGCTGGCGCTCAGTTGGGTGATCATGGCCGCTCTGGGCATGGCGTTGGGGGTTCTTGTCACTACCGGCACCCTGTTTATCGTGGTCGGCACCTTTATCCTCACGCGCCCCAACGCTCCGGTCTTGCCACCGGAACGGTAG
- a CDS encoding HPP family protein: MKAYIGKMRGERIRRNPVGWQDAAWSWLGAFTGMAAICWLSAHWLTQQLLIVGSFGATSVLIYAAPESPFAQPRNVLFGSVLSAAVGVACYQALGATPLAISLAVSVSILVMQLTHTVHPPGAAAALIAVVGGPSVNELGWWYPLMPIGAGSAVMLVIAILVNNLARHRRYPRHW; encoded by the coding sequence ATGAAAGCTTATATTGGCAAGATGCGTGGTGAACGAATACGCCGAAACCCCGTGGGTTGGCAGGATGCGGCCTGGTCCTGGCTAGGCGCGTTTACCGGCATGGCGGCAATCTGCTGGCTGAGTGCCCACTGGCTGACACAGCAATTGTTGATTGTCGGCTCATTCGGCGCTACCTCGGTGCTGATCTACGCCGCTCCCGAGAGCCCCTTTGCCCAACCGCGCAACGTCCTGTTCGGCAGTGTACTCTCGGCAGCGGTCGGGGTTGCCTGTTACCAAGCCCTGGGAGCCACGCCGCTGGCCATTTCCCTTGCCGTATCGGTTTCCATTCTGGTCATGCAGCTGACGCATACCGTTCACCCGCCGGGGGCGGCGGCGGCATTGATAGCCGTCGTCGGCGGCCCGAGCGTAAACGAGCTGGGATGGTGGTATCCGTTAATGCCTATTGGAGCGGGTAGTGCGGTGATGTTGGTGATCGCCATACTCGTCAATAACCTGGCGCGGCATCGGCGCTATCCACGCCACTGGTGA
- a CDS encoding FAD-dependent oxidoreductase, with protein MQAIWKIGDTEIEHYPALAGKREADVVVIGAGITGLTTALQLAEDGSRVIVLEALSVGEGCTGGSTGNLYSPLAKGLSAIRKKWGDDVSRDIVTSRIETIDFIEATIERFAIDCQFHRRPLYRLFTTADEVQAYELDEERKALLEAGLEVEDIEQHVLPFSPLQGLKINDQAQFNPLLYVQGLAKAVSAMGVTILEHSPVRDVDYKQGVVKTDTAAVTARHIVHATHTPKGVDLLQTGMLPSREYGVSAKLNGEAYPEGIFWMLDPFHSLRSYRYAGESYLMVIGEKHKTGEGKYDYYQRLREYLSQHFDVQEFCHQWSAQQYSSADGLPYIGRMHARDNVYVATGFAADGLTWGTLAGRIIADLIHGRDNTWHAHFDARRITPAKSAGGWVKENASVTKHLVQDYLATGKLKEFAELAPGEAKVATLDGEKLAIYRNESGELSVLSAVCPHMKCLVHWNANDTTWDCPCHGSRFDTRGDVIEGPAYHALERRDPPVDS; from the coding sequence ATGCAAGCCATCTGGAAGATAGGCGATACCGAGATCGAACACTATCCCGCCCTGGCGGGCAAGAGAGAAGCGGATGTCGTGGTGATCGGCGCGGGTATCACCGGGCTGACCACCGCTCTGCAATTGGCGGAAGACGGCTCCAGAGTGATAGTGCTCGAGGCACTGAGTGTAGGTGAAGGGTGTACGGGTGGTTCCACTGGCAACCTCTATAGTCCGCTGGCCAAGGGCCTCTCCGCCATTCGCAAGAAATGGGGTGATGATGTCAGCCGTGATATCGTCACGTCGCGTATCGAGACGATCGACTTCATCGAAGCCACGATCGAGCGATTCGCTATCGATTGTCAGTTTCACCGCCGGCCGTTGTACCGGCTATTCACCACCGCCGACGAAGTGCAAGCCTACGAACTCGATGAAGAGCGCAAGGCACTGCTCGAGGCGGGGCTGGAAGTCGAGGATATCGAGCAGCACGTACTGCCCTTCTCGCCGCTGCAGGGTTTGAAGATCAACGATCAGGCCCAGTTCAACCCGCTGCTTTACGTGCAGGGCCTGGCCAAGGCCGTCAGCGCGATGGGTGTCACCATCCTCGAGCATAGCCCAGTACGCGACGTGGATTACAAGCAGGGCGTCGTCAAGACCGATACGGCGGCGGTAACGGCTCGCCATATCGTGCATGCTACTCACACTCCCAAGGGCGTCGATCTGTTGCAGACCGGGATGTTGCCATCGCGTGAATACGGCGTCAGTGCCAAACTGAATGGCGAGGCTTATCCGGAAGGCATCTTCTGGATGCTGGACCCCTTTCACTCCTTGCGCAGCTACCGTTATGCCGGTGAGAGCTATTTGATGGTGATCGGTGAAAAGCACAAGACCGGTGAAGGCAAGTACGACTACTACCAGCGCCTGCGCGAATACTTGAGCCAGCACTTCGATGTTCAGGAATTCTGCCATCAGTGGTCAGCCCAGCAATACAGCTCTGCCGATGGTCTACCTTATATCGGCAGGATGCACGCCCGGGACAATGTCTATGTCGCCACGGGCTTCGCCGCCGATGGTCTTACCTGGGGGACCCTGGCCGGAAGAATCATCGCGGACCTGATCCACGGGCGCGACAACACCTGGCATGCGCATTTCGATGCCAGAAGGATCACACCCGCAAAATCCGCGGGTGGATGGGTCAAGGAGAACGCGTCGGTTACCAAGCACCTCGTTCAGGATTACCTGGCCACGGGCAAACTCAAGGAGTTCGCCGAGCTGGCCCCGGGCGAAGCCAAGGTAGCGACCCTGGATGGCGAGAAGCTGGCCATCTACCGCAACGAATCAGGCGAGCTTTCGGTACTTTCAGCCGTCTGCCCCCACATGAAATGCCTGGTGCACTGGAATGCCAACGACACGACATGGGACTGTCCGTGCCACGGCAGCCGCTTCGACACCCGCGGCGATGTAATCGAGGGGCCGGCCTATCACGCGCTGGAACGACGCGATCCCCCCGTGGATTCGTAG
- a CDS encoding alkaline phosphatase family protein: protein MTPPSMAHQSLPDVLAGPLLRRLSPERLLLWLVGSRPLELNLKLRPAGHPVRQLRLNEARLRRFPVGRHAWFHLIDVSLATPLPTGVRIDYDLRIQDEEGGETGIADWAPHLLHAGATCPSFVIAERHHRLLHGSCRKPHYDGPDGLVRADEWLAQRRDTPSERPAWLLMTGDQIYADDVAGPMLVAIHELIQQLGLFDETLEGAMVPHSQALYTADATYYRRDELLPEVTGNTKLRERFFGGVKKPVFTSVNAGNHLMTFAEVIAMYLLAWSPQPWRLVTIAPPTLDATHTETFETEQAIIERFAMGQPCVARLLAHLPSLMIFDDHDITDDWNLTRDWEQTAYDHPFSRRIIGNALMGYLLCQGWGNDPDRLAEPLDEIIALLQQAQAQDGWLPAADHDAHIQRLLRFQGWEYRIPGDPLLLVLDTRTRRWRSERNAGDPSGLMDWEALSELQQAMLDAGSVTIVSPAPMFGVKLIETIQKLFVLAGKPLLVDAENWMAHRGAASVMLNIFRHSRTPDHYVILSGDVHYSFTYDIRIRHHSGGPKLWQITSSGLKNAFPDTLLDWFDRANRWLFAPRSPLNWFTKRRRMVITPRDPDRAKAGERLWNGSGIGLVDFDDQGRPSEVRQLDARGFDVRFPAPRSSSPSNSR from the coding sequence ATGACGCCTCCCTCCATGGCGCACCAGTCCTTACCCGACGTGTTAGCAGGCCCGTTACTGAGGCGGTTATCTCCCGAGCGGCTGTTGCTGTGGCTGGTGGGCTCGCGCCCTCTCGAGTTGAATTTGAAGCTGCGTCCTGCAGGGCACCCGGTACGCCAGTTGAGGCTGAACGAGGCACGGCTCCGACGCTTCCCCGTGGGTCGCCATGCCTGGTTTCACCTGATCGATGTCTCCCTGGCCACGCCCTTGCCCACGGGCGTACGCATCGACTATGACCTGAGGATTCAAGATGAGGAAGGGGGCGAGACGGGCATTGCCGACTGGGCGCCTCATCTTCTTCACGCTGGCGCTACTTGTCCGTCTTTTGTGATCGCCGAGCGCCATCATCGTCTTCTGCACGGCTCCTGCCGCAAACCGCATTATGACGGTCCCGACGGGTTGGTTCGCGCCGATGAGTGGCTAGCCCAGCGACGTGACACACCGTCCGAACGGCCTGCCTGGCTGCTGATGACCGGCGACCAGATCTATGCCGACGATGTTGCCGGTCCCATGCTCGTCGCCATCCATGAACTGATCCAGCAACTCGGGCTCTTCGACGAGACCCTGGAGGGCGCCATGGTGCCGCATAGCCAGGCGTTGTATACCGCGGATGCCACCTATTATCGCCGCGACGAACTGTTGCCGGAGGTGACCGGCAACACCAAGCTGCGAGAGCGCTTCTTTGGCGGCGTCAAGAAGCCGGTGTTCACCTCCGTCAATGCCGGCAATCACCTGATGACCTTCGCCGAAGTCATCGCCATGTACCTCTTGGCGTGGTCACCCCAGCCGTGGCGCCTGGTCACGATAGCGCCGCCAACCCTCGACGCTACCCATACTGAAACTTTCGAAACGGAACAGGCGATCATCGAGCGCTTCGCCATGGGACAGCCATGCGTCGCCAGATTACTGGCGCACTTGCCGTCGTTGATGATCTTCGACGACCACGATATCACCGATGACTGGAACCTCACCCGGGACTGGGAGCAGACCGCTTATGACCACCCTTTTTCGCGACGGATCATCGGCAATGCGCTGATGGGGTATCTGCTTTGCCAGGGTTGGGGCAATGACCCGGACCGACTCGCCGAGCCCCTGGACGAGATCATCGCCCTGTTGCAACAGGCGCAGGCGCAAGATGGCTGGTTGCCGGCGGCGGATCATGACGCCCATATCCAGCGGTTGCTGCGTTTTCAGGGCTGGGAATATCGGATTCCGGGCGACCCCTTGTTGCTGGTACTCGATACGCGCACAAGACGATGGCGCAGTGAGCGCAACGCAGGAGATCCTTCGGGACTGATGGACTGGGAGGCCTTGAGCGAACTGCAACAGGCCATGCTCGATGCGGGCTCGGTGACCATCGTGTCACCGGCTCCCATGTTCGGGGTCAAGCTGATCGAGACGATCCAGAAGCTCTTCGTCCTGGCCGGCAAACCGCTGTTGGTAGACGCCGAGAACTGGATGGCCCACCGCGGCGCGGCAAGCGTAATGCTCAATATCTTTCGCCACTCGCGCACCCCGGATCACTACGTGATTCTCTCGGGCGACGTCCACTACTCCTTTACCTACGACATTCGCATCCGCCATCACAGTGGGGGGCCGAAGCTGTGGCAGATCACTTCCAGCGGCCTCAAGAACGCCTTTCCCGATACCTTGCTCGACTGGTTCGACCGCGCCAACCGCTGGCTCTTCGCTCCGCGTTCACCGCTCAATTGGTTCACCAAGCGGCGGCGCATGGTGATCACGCCGCGGGATCCGGACCGTGCCAAGGCCGGTGAGCGGCTGTGGAATGGCTCGGGGATCGGCCTGGTAGACTTCGACGACCAGGGCCGCCCCAGCGAAGTTCGTCAACTCGATGCCCGGGGGTTCGATGTCCGGTTTCCCGCCCCGCGTTCCTCGAGCCCCAGCAACTCTCGGTAG
- a CDS encoding YgjV family protein, protein MLDNLSHGALAGQVCGLVALVICLVAFASKNDDRMLMLLISANVAFALQFAFFASWTATALTVLVIVRIVLARRYLGSRRVMTGVLVASGIAATLTWQSWIDILPLTAMLLGTIGMFLLRGIAMRVFLGLAALAWMLNNLLIGTIGGTLAEALIVVTNAITIMRLLRAKRQYPEAFDQATASSTPERPN, encoded by the coding sequence ATGCTGGACAACCTGAGCCATGGCGCTCTGGCCGGGCAGGTTTGCGGCTTGGTGGCGCTGGTGATCTGCCTGGTCGCCTTTGCTAGCAAAAACGACGACCGCATGTTGATGCTGCTGATTTCCGCCAATGTGGCGTTTGCGCTGCAGTTTGCTTTCTTTGCGAGCTGGACTGCCACGGCGCTGACGGTACTGGTGATCGTGCGCATTGTACTGGCTCGCCGCTATCTGGGTAGCCGGCGGGTAATGACGGGCGTGCTGGTAGCCAGCGGTATTGCGGCGACGCTCACTTGGCAGAGCTGGATCGATATCCTGCCCTTGACCGCCATGCTGCTGGGTACCATTGGCATGTTTCTGTTGCGCGGTATCGCCATGCGGGTGTTCCTGGGACTGGCCGCCCTGGCGTGGATGCTCAACAACCTGCTGATCGGCACGATTGGCGGCACACTGGCAGAAGCGCTCATCGTCGTGACCAACGCAATCACCATCATGCGCCTGCTGCGCGCCAAGCGACAGTATCCCGAGGCGTTTGACCAGGCCACCGCCAGTTCGACACCCGAGCGGCCGAACTAA
- a CDS encoding cytochrome b, with translation MSTAAPRHYGRISRYLHWGMAVAFAWQFATTGARQLVSESALDELLWATHKPMGVLLMLLVMIRIIWALLDRANRPSEINRMATLGHLSLYLLMFAVPALALLRQYGSGRAFSPLGIPLMPGFEGDEIEWMTSLGSLLHGFLGWTLLVLVIGHIVMTVWHRRTGDHDVMERMLVK, from the coding sequence ATGAGCACAGCGGCACCGCGACATTACGGACGAATCAGTCGTTATCTACATTGGGGGATGGCGGTTGCTTTCGCCTGGCAATTCGCCACAACAGGGGCACGACAATTGGTCAGCGAAAGCGCACTGGATGAACTGCTGTGGGCGACTCACAAGCCGATGGGAGTCCTGTTGATGCTACTGGTCATGATACGAATCATCTGGGCGCTGCTTGACCGAGCCAACCGACCATCCGAGATCAATCGCATGGCAACGCTCGGCCACCTGTCGCTCTACCTGTTGATGTTCGCCGTGCCCGCGCTGGCCCTGCTGCGTCAATATGGCTCCGGACGGGCATTCTCTCCGCTTGGCATTCCCCTGATGCCCGGCTTCGAAGGTGACGAAATCGAGTGGATGACCTCGCTCGGCAGTCTACTGCATGGTTTTCTCGGCTGGACACTGCTGGTACTGGTGATCGGACATATCGTCATGACTGTGTGGCACCGCCGTACCGGCGACCACGATGTAATGGAGCGTATGTTGGTGAAGTAA
- a CDS encoding ferritin-like domain-containing protein → MTRALPKMARAADDPKLVDAYKHHLEETQEQVERLEQAADSVPDIRIKRLKCYAMESLIEEAQELIEATEKGPVRDAGLIGAAQKVEHYEIATYGTLCSLAEQLGYTKAKNILAETLKEEKSTDEKLSTLAMENVNKKAG, encoded by the coding sequence ATGACGCGCGCGCTCCCCAAGATGGCTCGTGCGGCGGATGATCCCAAGCTGGTCGATGCCTACAAGCATCACCTCGAGGAGACGCAGGAGCAGGTGGAAAGGCTCGAGCAGGCGGCCGACAGCGTACCCGATATTCGCATCAAGCGGCTCAAGTGCTATGCCATGGAGAGCTTGATCGAGGAAGCGCAAGAGCTGATCGAGGCGACCGAAAAAGGTCCCGTGCGCGATGCCGGCCTGATTGGCGCCGCCCAGAAGGTGGAGCATTACGAGATCGCCACCTACGGCACACTGTGTTCTCTAGCCGAACAGTTAGGCTACACCAAGGCCAAGAATATCCTGGCGGAAACCCTCAAGGAGGAAAAATCCACCGATGAAAAACTGTCCACCTTGGCCATGGAAAACGTCAACAAGAAAGCCGGTTGA
- a CDS encoding hemerythrin domain-containing protein gives MTMHSTSGSTADVVDILTTDHREMMELIDQIKSTNDAERRRDSADMLIAEVMRHSVAEEMFVYPVIEKHVPNGSEEVEHDKKEHDEIVQVMQQLEDADASEPVFMERVGKLGELLNHHADDEESDQFPKLRAHIPGDKLVDMGNKVQNAKKLAPTRPHPSAPHSELFHKSVGAGVGMVDRLRDKLSGRMTG, from the coding sequence ATGACGATGCACAGCACTAGCGGATCCACAGCAGATGTCGTCGACATTCTGACTACCGACCATCGGGAGATGATGGAACTGATCGACCAGATCAAGAGCACAAACGATGCCGAAAGGCGCAGAGATTCGGCGGATATGCTGATAGCGGAGGTGATGCGCCATTCGGTCGCTGAAGAGATGTTTGTCTATCCGGTGATCGAAAAGCACGTGCCGAACGGCAGCGAAGAGGTCGAGCACGACAAGAAGGAGCATGATGAGATCGTCCAGGTCATGCAGCAGCTAGAAGATGCCGATGCCTCCGAGCCGGTTTTCATGGAACGAGTGGGCAAGCTTGGTGAATTATTGAACCACCACGCCGACGACGAGGAGTCCGATCAGTTCCCCAAGCTACGTGCGCATATTCCTGGCGATAAACTCGTCGACATGGGCAACAAGGTCCAGAATGCCAAGAAACTGGCGCCGACCCGCCCCCATCCCAGTGCGCCGCATTCCGAGCTCTTCCACAAGAGTGTCGGTGCTGGCGTGGGCATGGTCGACCGCCTGCGGGACAAGCTCTCGGGTAGAATGACGGGGTGA
- a CDS encoding Nramp family divalent metal transporter produces MSGTKQKQDAHFRDKVPSPPQGRGRFKWYGPGLLWMLSAVGTGSILFTPRVASAYEYQLLWVLLVVVLFMWVMIREMARYSIVSGDTMLEGMHTLEGPRDWAVWIIFVPQLFAAAIGIAGLAAVVGSALGEFLPGSNTAYAIGMVVFSTVFTATGRYSLIETLSRLMALALMVMAIVTAAIVFPAPQDVAQGLMPGWPDDPDLYIILPWVGTILAGSMGIVWFGYWTATRGFGGGLQKHKTGDQVPESSRKELEGTESASLDKRLANAHGWIRIMSRTAALGVVGGLVVIFSFLVLGSELLAPEGIMPEGPEVAVDLTNIFSEVWGEFGRYLLLTAIVIALGGSILANQDGWGRSFADMALILTRSQRDAHDGGGALIKGLDALDRKLPWPLLERRWLKRLFIVTVTGLLPVIILLLFSDPVQVMSASGIIAAAHTPFIALTALYVNRSRLPESLRPGMAATVTMGLAGLFYLGFAVLYLLNMVGMFGGG; encoded by the coding sequence GTGTCAGGGACGAAACAGAAGCAGGACGCTCATTTTCGTGACAAGGTACCTTCACCCCCTCAAGGACGCGGTCGATTCAAGTGGTACGGCCCTGGCCTGCTGTGGATGCTGTCGGCTGTGGGGACAGGTTCGATTCTCTTCACTCCGCGTGTGGCCTCCGCCTACGAGTACCAACTGCTCTGGGTCCTGCTCGTCGTTGTGCTGTTCATGTGGGTAATGATTCGCGAGATGGCCCGCTACTCCATCGTCAGCGGCGACACCATGCTGGAGGGAATGCACACTCTGGAAGGCCCGCGAGACTGGGCGGTATGGATCATCTTCGTGCCCCAATTGTTCGCGGCGGCGATCGGTATCGCCGGGCTGGCCGCTGTGGTGGGCAGCGCCCTGGGCGAATTCCTGCCTGGCAGCAATACCGCCTATGCCATTGGTATGGTGGTCTTCTCCACGGTTTTCACCGCCACCGGCCGCTACTCGCTGATCGAGACGCTGAGCCGATTGATGGCGCTGGCCCTGATGGTGATGGCCATCGTCACGGCGGCCATCGTCTTTCCCGCGCCGCAGGATGTCGCCCAGGGGCTGATGCCTGGCTGGCCGGACGACCCCGACCTTTACATCATCCTGCCGTGGGTGGGGACTATTCTCGCCGGCTCCATGGGTATCGTCTGGTTCGGTTACTGGACCGCCACCCGCGGTTTTGGCGGCGGTTTGCAGAAGCACAAGACCGGGGATCAAGTGCCGGAGTCGTCGCGCAAGGAACTCGAGGGGACCGAGAGCGCCTCTCTGGATAAGCGACTGGCCAACGCCCATGGCTGGATACGGATCATGTCCCGAACCGCTGCCTTGGGGGTCGTCGGTGGCCTGGTGGTGATCTTCTCCTTTCTGGTGCTGGGGTCCGAGCTTCTCGCCCCGGAAGGCATCATGCCAGAAGGCCCCGAGGTCGCGGTGGATCTCACCAATATCTTCTCCGAGGTGTGGGGCGAGTTCGGCAGATACCTGCTGCTGACGGCGATCGTGATCGCACTCGGCGGCAGCATCCTGGCCAATCAGGACGGCTGGGGGCGCAGCTTCGCCGACATGGCCTTGATACTTACCCGAAGCCAGCGCGATGCTCACGACGGTGGCGGGGCGCTGATCAAGGGCCTGGATGCCCTCGACCGGAAGCTGCCGTGGCCGTTGCTCGAGCGCCGCTGGCTCAAGCGCCTCTTCATCGTCACCGTGACCGGGCTGTTACCGGTGATCATCCTGCTGCTGTTCAGCGATCCCGTTCAGGTGATGTCGGCCTCGGGTATCATCGCCGCCGCCCACACGCCATTCATTGCGCTGACCGCGTTATACGTGAACCGGTCACGGCTGCCCGAGAGCCTTCGCCCGGGAATGGCCGCGACGGTAACCATGGGGCTCGCCGGGCTTTTCTATCTCGGCTTCGCCGTTCTCTATCTGTTGAACATGGTGGGGATGTTCGGCGGGGGCTAG
- a CDS encoding glycine betaine ABC transporter substrate-binding protein, with translation MQFSTLALAVGLTAATAQAQDKGTVHLAYVEWSSEVASTNVVRAALEQQGYEVEMTALSAAAMWQAVASGDADAMVAAWLPTTHQDYMDRVGESVEDLGPNLDGTKLGLVVPDYSELETISDINDHADALGNQIIGIDPGAGLMGLTEDVIEAYDLDINLRSGSGATMTAALSSAITNEEEVVVTGWTPHWMFARWDLRYLDDPENVYGGAEQIHTVTRQGLEEDMPEAYAILDNFEWSPEQMGEVMLMNQEEDADPYENAKKWVEENQDVVQKWLSES, from the coding sequence ATGCAGTTTTCGACGCTGGCTTTGGCCGTCGGCCTTACGGCAGCGACGGCGCAAGCCCAGGATAAAGGTACTGTTCATCTGGCCTATGTCGAGTGGTCTTCGGAAGTGGCCTCGACCAATGTAGTCCGTGCCGCATTGGAGCAGCAGGGTTATGAGGTCGAAATGACTGCGCTGTCGGCCGCCGCGATGTGGCAGGCCGTGGCCAGTGGCGATGCTGATGCGATGGTAGCAGCCTGGCTACCTACGACTCACCAGGATTACATGGATCGGGTGGGCGAGAGTGTCGAGGATCTGGGTCCGAATCTTGATGGCACCAAGCTTGGCCTGGTGGTTCCCGATTATTCCGAGCTCGAAACGATCAGCGACATCAACGACCATGCCGATGCGCTCGGCAACCAGATCATTGGTATTGACCCGGGCGCTGGCTTGATGGGTCTGACCGAAGACGTGATCGAAGCCTACGATCTCGATATCAACCTGCGCAGCGGAAGTGGTGCGACCATGACCGCAGCATTATCCAGTGCCATCACTAACGAGGAAGAAGTCGTCGTTACCGGATGGACGCCGCATTGGATGTTTGCCCGCTGGGATCTTCGCTACCTGGATGATCCCGAGAATGTCTATGGTGGGGCCGAGCAGATCCACACCGTGACACGCCAGGGCCTGGAAGAAGATATGCCCGAAGCCTATGCGATTCTCGACAACTTCGAATGGTCTCCCGAACAGATGGGGGAAGTCATGCTCATGAATCAAGAAGAGGATGCCGACCCCTACGAGAACGCCAAGAAGTGGGTCGAAGAGAACCAGGATGTCGTCCAAAAGTGGTTGTCTGAATCCTGA
- a CDS encoding Crp/Fnr family transcriptional regulator, whose protein sequence is MAVSFNSPGTLMIHKLESIFSLADEEKQAIEELPIQVVDLKSGQDIVRIGDHPTQSCLVLAGFTCVYKLTSEGKRQIMTLHVPGDIPDLQSLHLNVMDMSIASISPCTVGFIQHENLRDLCERYPRIGIAFWRETLVDASVYREWLLSVGQRDAYPRMAHLFCELLMRLKAVGLVDDNTFELPITQADLADATGITSVHMNRVFQALRADGLIQTQGAQVTFPDWEKLKEAGDFDPLYLHLERASAA, encoded by the coding sequence ATGGCCGTAAGTTTTAACTCACCGGGCACCTTGATGATCCATAAGTTGGAAAGCATCTTCTCTCTTGCCGACGAGGAGAAGCAGGCCATCGAGGAATTGCCAATTCAAGTTGTCGACCTTAAGTCCGGTCAGGACATCGTGCGTATCGGCGATCATCCGACGCAAAGTTGTCTGGTCCTGGCAGGTTTTACCTGTGTCTACAAGCTGACGTCAGAGGGCAAGCGCCAGATCATGACCCTGCACGTGCCCGGCGATATTCCGGATCTGCAAAGCCTGCATCTGAACGTCATGGATATGAGTATTGCCTCGATCAGCCCCTGCACGGTCGGGTTCATCCAGCACGAGAACCTGCGCGATCTATGCGAGCGCTACCCTCGTATCGGCATAGCCTTCTGGCGCGAGACACTGGTAGACGCCTCGGTCTATAGGGAGTGGCTGCTCAGCGTCGGGCAGCGCGACGCCTATCCCCGTATGGCCCACCTTTTCTGCGAGCTGCTGATGCGCCTGAAAGCGGTGGGGCTGGTTGATGACAACACCTTCGAGCTGCCGATTACCCAGGCGGATCTGGCGGATGCGACTGGCATCACGTCGGTACACATGAACCGGGTGTTCCAGGCGCTGCGTGCCGATGGTCTGATCCAGACCCAGGGAGCCCAGGTGACCTTCCCCGACTGGGAGAAGCTGAAGGAGGCTGGCGATTTCGATCCTCTTTACCTTCACCTGGAAAGGGCCAGCGCTGCCTGA
- a CDS encoding DUF2945 domain-containing protein, with product MAKRFKVGDHVRWNSEAGHVSGRIIRVHTQDTEYKGHKRHASEDEPQYEIESDKTDHVAMHKDSTLSKVED from the coding sequence ATGGCCAAGCGTTTCAAGGTTGGCGATCATGTTCGCTGGAATTCCGAGGCGGGACACGTCAGCGGACGTATCATCCGGGTCCATACCCAGGACACGGAATACAAGGGGCATAAACGTCATGCCAGCGAGGATGAGCCGCAATACGAGATCGAGAGTGACAAAACCGATCATGTCGCCATGCATAAGGATTCAACGCTCAGCAAGGTAGAGGATTAA
- a CDS encoding alpha/beta hydrolase, which produces MANSDVLRRNNVKVTGQGERTLMLAHGFGCDQKMWRFLIPALGQYYTLVLFDYVGSGNSELAAFDPQRYATLEGYAQDILDICEALELSDVTLVGHSVSSIIGLIASEIEPERFSRLVMLSPSPCFQNLPPDYYGGFEQGDLQDLLDLMDMNHIDWANYLAPVVMGQENGVSLVGELTDSFCSIDPVAAKTFAQATFTADYRHILSAVPCPTLIIQSKYDALAPEHIGHYMHASMPKSTLLVIDAVGHCPHMSHPPQVLDAILEFLSR; this is translated from the coding sequence ATGGCAAATTCCGATGTCCTGCGGCGTAATAACGTCAAGGTAACGGGCCAGGGCGAGCGCACCCTGATGCTGGCGCACGGCTTTGGCTGCGATCAGAAGATGTGGCGTTTTCTGATTCCAGCGCTGGGGCAGTATTACACTCTGGTGCTGTTCGATTACGTGGGGTCGGGCAACTCCGAACTCGCCGCCTTCGATCCGCAGCGCTATGCCACCCTGGAGGGCTACGCCCAGGACATCCTCGATATCTGTGAAGCGCTCGAGCTTTCGGATGTCACGCTGGTCGGTCACTCGGTCAGCAGCATCATCGGCCTGATCGCCAGTGAGATCGAGCCCGAGCGCTTCAGTCGTCTGGTGATGCTCTCGCCTTCACCCTGCTTTCAGAACCTGCCACCGGACTATTACGGCGGCTTCGAGCAGGGCGACTTGCAGGATCTGCTCGACTTGATGGACATGAACCATATCGACTGGGCCAATTATCTCGCCCCCGTGGTGATGGGTCAGGAAAACGGCGTCAGCCTGGTCGGCGAACTCACCGATAGCTTCTGCTCGATCGATCCGGTAGCGGCGAAGACCTTCGCCCAGGCAACGTTCACTGCCGACTACCGCCATATTCTCTCCGCCGTCCCGTGCCCCACGCTGATCATCCAGAGCAAGTACGACGCTCTGGCGCCCGAGCACATCGGTCACTATATGCATGCGTCCATGCCCAAGAGCACCCTGCTGGTGATCGACGCTGTCGGCCACTGCCCGCATATGTCTCATCCCCCGCAAGTGCTCGACGCCATTCTCGAGTTTCTGTCTCGATAG